The DNA window TATTGGCGAGCATCAAAGCAATGACATCCTGTTCATCCTCTGTTGCGGCAAAATACCGCTCAATTGGGGCTGAAAGAGATTTTTTTAATGACTCTACCGCATCATCAAATCCGGTATCATCGTTTGCTTTTGGGGATGCACGCCAGGGAGGATATGAAGTATCAGACATAGCATTGGGCGCGAAAATGGGTGTTTTCGATATCAAATCTATTCTCTCTCGATTTGCCCAACTACACTCACTTTGGCGCGATAAATCTTCCATTAGACCAACACAATCTGAATGTTGCTAAATATACTGCTATGGTATTAGTGCTATTCGCTTGTTACCCAACGCTTGGACTATACTACATTATGTATTTTACCTGAATTATGATAGATGCAAAAATTAAACCATCCCAGTGGTTGGAATGGTTTAAGGGAATTATCAATTTTTCTTACTGATCCTTTTGCTTATAGGAGGCAACCAATTGTTGTTGGCGACAATTCAGGCATTCCTTTTAACTTGATAGTTTCGGCGACTTGGTTGTTATTTTGGCGTAATGAAAAGATAGGATTGCCCGTTAGCTTGATTTGAGCTTGATGCTATTAGGGTTGCGCTTCCAAGATCCGACCTATACTTCTTGGCGATAGTGCTGGCAACCCCCTGCGAGTAGCTTCTTCAGCAACTTGCATATGGTAATGGTGCTTTGAACGACTGGGTTTTCGGTTCTTGCTCCATTCGCTGATTTCAACAATTTTGCTCGCCTCTGCGCTCTTGCACTTCTTAGGTCTGCCTGCGTTCACACCTAATACATTATTTATCTTTGCGATCGCATCTTCCAAGGTTTCCGATGTTATGGTACTTGATGTCCACTTTTTCTTCCAGTTTGTTACTGTTTGCTTCGCTATACCAAGTTTTTTTACTATATTTTTATGATTTTCCCCACGATTAAGTTCTAGCAGGATGTTTGCTCTCTTGATCATTTCATCGCTGCCGGTGGCTGCTATATTCTCTAATACTTGCTTTTCAATAGGATTCAATACTTGAATATGAGGCATTTTAGTATTTACCCCGCTTAAACCTACAATTTTGCCAAATCGAATGAAGCCTGATATACTTTTTTTGTAGAGTTCATTTTTCCTAAAGATTCACTCAAAGCCCTGCTGCAAACAGGGCTTTGAGGAAAAAACAACCCCACCTGTTACTAAAACAGGACGGAACTTTGTTTTGTCAATTTAGTTATCTAGAGCCATCATATCATGAATTTACCCAGTTTTACAAATCTATCTTTAGATAGATGCTTTTTTTTAAATGCCAGTACTTTAAATATCTCTTCAGTCGTATTGGTTTTCAATGGGTTGGGAATAATAGTTTACTGCGCGAGAAAATTCTCTTCGAGAGTTTTTCTGGTAGTTAATCCTTTGCCATTTACAAGATTTAATTATTTTTTCAACTTGTCACTTTTTCCAAGGGATGAAAGTGCTATAAGTCTTGCTGGTTAAGATTTTTCTGCTTTCTGCTTAGGTTTTTCAAGATGGAACCTATCTTTTGAGTGACAATTTGTGACCCGGAGTATAAATATGTCTGAGGTGAAGAATCCGGCAATTGTATATATTTCACCTGCGGAGTTGGTTGTTCATCCGAAGCTGATAGAAATATATGGTGAGAATGAGGAACGTCCGGCTTTAGAAAAAAGTATCTCTGAAAAAGGGATTCTTGAATCTTTAAAGGTATCTGCACGTACTGGTGTAAATATCGTCTTGGCAGGTAAGTGTCGCTTGCAGATAGCTCGCCAGTTAGGAATTTCCACTGTGAAAGTGGAATTTGTCGAGTCTGGTTCGCCTGAAGAAGATTTGAAACTAGTGCTTGACTTTAATCTCCACCGGGAAGGTGGGAAGACTCATTACCAGAAATTTCACGAGGGGCAGTACTGGGAGAGCGTACTTCGTCCCCAAGCGAAAGAAAGACAGCGCCAAAGCGCTCGTCGTTTGAATCAATCGAATGATTCAAATTTGAATCATTCGGTAACTGAGAGTAAGTCTCAATTAGGTAAGGGCAAGCGAGTGATTCAGGAGGTCTCGGAGAATCTAAATATAAGTGTTGGTAGTTATCACAAGGGTAAGAAAGTTTTTGAATTAATTTCTCAATTACGAGAACTGGAAAAATTTAAGGCAGTTGTTGCACTGGAGATGGAATTTAACCGGAGTATTGATGCAGCATACAAGTTTGTTTGCAATCAAGATATCTGTTACCAGGTAATAGACCTTCTGGAGGCAGATGAGATAGGTAGTATAGGCGATGGTATTGCTTGGATGCTGAATGGCGATCGCAATCCGTTTCGACGTTTCCAGCTTGACCAAGTATATCAATTCAAAAAGAGACTGCGGCCCGAATTGGAAATTGTGGGACGGGTTATTGGTATAACTAATGAGTTTGTTGTGTTTGGATTGAGGAATTTAGGGAATATGAGCCTAGAAATTGTGAATCTACGTCCGCGACAAATTGATGCAGAATTGCAGGATGAACCATCTGCATCACAGAGGAAGAGAATATTTCACTTAATGCAAAAGTTTAGTGATGTTTTTCCAGTTCAGGTGTCTTTGGCGGAGTTGTTAAAACTCCCAAATTTAACTGATAAAGAGGAGGTTTTATTGCGGATGTATGAGTCTGACGTATTTGAAAAAACGTGGGAGGATTATAAGACCCAAATGAAAGCAATGGAAGTTTCTAAAAATAGAAAAAAGGATAAGATTTGTGCTGCATAGGTAGCTGTAAGCAGTTAATCTAGCAGAGAATTTATCCCACAATTTAACATTACTTACTAGATTAGCATCTCAATACTGATTACAGTACGAGTTCACTGTTTTGAGTGCTGAACTCGTATCAAGATATTTGACTGTTTTTTGTTTTTAAACTCGATGGTGGAGTATGAGTAATTTCATCTTCACCAGTTGTACTAATAAGAGCCAATGTGCAGTGACACTTGTGAGTGTTACTAGCTTTGCATTGTTATCCCAAAACTAAGAATGTCGATTTAGTGACAACTTCGCTAGAACTGCCTCATTTAAATAATTACCAAAAAAAAGTTGGGTAGTCGCATTGTTGTTGGTGAAGCGTGTTGGACTAAATGCTAGTCTAAGCCTACGTATGTCTAAGCCTAAACAAGTATAAACCTTTGTTTGCTTTCAACCATGAGACGATTACCAGTCGCCTCCAACAAGCGGATAACCAACCGCTTAATTCAAAATAAAATTTCAAATTTAGGCTAACACATTTTGACCAACAGCGAGGCTACCTGATGCACAAAAATCATCAGGACAGTCACTCATGTACCAAGAAAATTTCTCTTCAGATGTCGAGAACAAGCCCCAATTAAGCCTTTCACAGCCTTCAAAAAAGAAAATCAAACCCCACCTGCCCGCAGATTCTGTGGGCAAACGCTACGTAGAACGCTTTTGGCATCCATTTGGGGCGATAGTTGCCCCTTCTTTAGTAGAAGGTGCAAAACCAGCATGGCGCACCATCGATTATTACCTCCAACCCTCCCAACTGTGGAACCTGCACCAAGACAAGTCAAAACTAGTAGGTCTGCGCTTTAACGACACAACTCGTTACGCCACAATAGATTTAGACATCTTCGGCGACTACCATAACATTGAATCTATAAATCGCATCAAAGCAGCGCTAGAGGACATAGGCATAGTCGATATCATCATCCTCCAGTCCAGCTTTAGTGGCGGCTATCACCTGATCCTAAGCTTCGCATCCCCCCTACCCACCTTTCCCCTAGCCTGCGCCCTAGAGATTACCTTAAGAAACGCAGGCTTTATCCTCCGCCAAGGACACCTAGAAATCTTCCCCAACACCAAACCATATAGTGCCAAACAAATAACTAACTACAAAGCCATCCGTTGCCCCATGCAACCGGGTAGTGGGTCATTTCTACTTAATGATGACCTACAACCAATTAGCGACTCAGTTTCTATCTTCCTCGATTATTGCGATCGCGCGGCCAGTCGGCAAGATTTAACCAAACTAAAACGGGTAGCGAACAAAGCCAAAAAACAAATTTCACGGGAGAGATATCGCAAGCAAGAATCTGCTGACGTTGTACAGTGGCGTTCCAACTGGGAAGAAATCATCAGCACAGGCTGGACAGGAAAAGGACAAACAAACACCCTCCTACAAATCTTCGTAGGGTACGGAATCGTCTTTTTAGACTTAGAGAGTGATAAATTAGTCGAATTTTGCCTTACTACCGCAATTAACGCCCCCGGCTATAGCCAATATTGCCGACACCAGCACGAAATCGAAGCTAGAGTGCGGCATTGGGTAGAATCCACAATTCGCAACAAATGGTACAGCGCCTATATTAGTTATCCCGAACGGCTATTGGGTACATTCGCCAACACCTTTGCAGAAGCCATAGCAGGCATTAAGAGCATTGATAAACCCAAAGACAACGTAATCCCATTTGACCGTCGTAAGCAACAGAACTGGGAACGCAGCCAACAAGCCCAACAACGCATCCAGATAGTAGTAAGGGCAATAGAGTGGGATAGAGGCTTACCAGCAGGGGCTACTGAACGAGGGAAAGTGATACGTGCTGAATACAAGCGCCGCTTTCACAAAACTATCTCACAAGAGACACTACAAAAGCACTTGCATTTGTGGCATCCCACACGCTACATCTTAGACCCGTGGACAGAAAATAGCTCAAAGCCTTATCAATCAAGCAATGACGGGCAATTTAATAGTTTTGAAAACTCATTTGCCAAGCAGACTGCTCAAAATCCTTACGAAAAGGAAAATGACGGTCATTTTTACTATATGAAGGTTTTTTGTAACTGCTTACCTCCTGCTGCCGATGCCCCTACAGGGCAGTTGGCAGCAGCAATCTTTGAAGAAGTTGCTGAGTCTCAAGGAGAATTATTTGTACTACAGGTACAAGATGAATCTGAGAAAATTAAGAATTCCGAAGAATTGAATTTATTGCAACCAGAGGATCTGTCTTTAACTTCAGGTGTCAATAATTCTGATAATTCATTAGTTTCTTCAAATATTATAGAATTAGCTGAAAATCTTAATGAAAGTACTTCAGATAAGAATTTCAAATACCTTTCTAACCCCAGCGCGGCTGAAAATTACAATAACAAAAACTTATTAATCAATTCTGTTAGTATTCCGCTTACTGCGCCTACACCTGCAATTGTGCCGCCTGAAACGTCACAAAAAGCCGAAGTTAGCGAACAAAGTACACCTTCAAGCGATTCAGCAGCAACTCTCGCTTTGTCAGAACTGAAGAATCTGACTAAGTTGCGACTCCAAGCAGCATCTTACGCCAAACGTGTAGCTAGAGAGTACTGCCTGATTGCACGATGCTTAATTGGGGGCAAGGAACGGGAAAGACTGGAGCAGAGTGCCAAAATGCAATTTTATCTCGATTCAGGTAACAAAACTCTAATTGCAGAAGCCAATGAGTGGGCAGCTGCCAATCCTGGGTGTCTACCGTTTTCGTTGGAGTTGGTGTTTCAAGAAGGTGAGACGTGATGGCTGAATTTCACAGGTGAGAGTGATTTGGATGCCTATACGGTGGCAAACTTCTATTGAACGTACCAACCGCAACTGCACACAGGGTTGCACCAATCCCAAAAGCTGCCATCACCCAGCCGTACTGCACTTCTCCCAATTTGAGTGTACCTTGAACATAGCCAACAGTATTTACTAATATCTGCGCTCCGGCAATTGATGCGACTAACTGCATCGCTAGCGCGTAACGAATAGGTGCATCTGTAAGCAGGCGAGTTGTACCGTCTTTAATGTCTCCCCATGTTCGGCGTGTTGTCCTGGAAGGCTGTTGATTTTGTGCAACGACGAGCTGACCTGGTAGGGTGAAGATTAAGACTGCCGCGATCGCAAAGCTGAGAGCATCCAAAAAGAAAACTTGTCTCGCACCAATGAAGGCGGCGACACTTCCAGCGATACCAGGGCTAAGTACACCAAGTAATTGATAAGTAGCAGCCGAAAGAGCGATCGCACCTGCAAGGGTAGACAGCAATACAAAAGCAGTGACACGCAGAGTCAAAGCTACTGAAAGCACAACCGCAGCATTTTTCCAGCTAACTCAAAGGACAGAAGGGCTAAACCCACCCAAGTAAGTGCATCGCCCAATAAACTAGTGGTCTGAGCAGTGTACAGCCTTGCAAATACCGGATTTCTCAAGCTGCGGAAAAATGTCAAGGTATTCATTTATCAAGGGGCATAGTTACACAAGTCTTTTATCTCAAAATTTTAACAGAAATTGGGGGGAGGGGGCATATTTATCAAAGCTAGAAAATTGCCTTGCCAAGACCATTTTCACCACTCTGCTGTTTTCTGGAAGGAGTGTAGTGTTTTTTAGTTATAGCTGTGATGTTCCTGTAGCAACCATCATTGCTCAAAAACTGCTTTTGGTACCGTCGCTGCGCGGATTCTTGTCGGCAAATGGCAATGGCAACTGCATAAGTCATTGCAGGATCTGGCTGCCGTGTAGATATTATTGTCACAAAGTGGCTTGAAAATGCCGCAGTCAGCTGGTTCCATGCAATGGCTATATACTTTCCCTGAAAAGGGTCTATTTTTGTGAATATAAAATGATTTTTTCGGAACATTAGTTGTATTATATTGAGCCAATCATCGGAAGGTAAGCAATACATAAGCCGGTTTCACTTAACTAAGAAAGGGGCAACACAGAGTGGAAAATCAGAATCAGTTAAGAGAAGAAAGAAATCAACTACCGCGACCAGATTATAGAGATTTGCTCTCAAAAATAGATGAGGAATTGAATGGAGAGTCAGGAGGAAAAATATTTTCTTTGAAAAAAGACTCTAATAACGGGAGATTAAGGTTAATCATTGATATTCATGCCTTTGCTTACCAGATAGCTAAAGCTAAAGATATAAGATTACCGTTGTCAAAAGACGAAAAAACATATCGAGCGTCAATAAATATGATCGATGCTTGTCGTGAAGTATTTAAAGATAAAACTAAAGAAATAAAAGCGACTTTATCCAAACTTTTAATAGATGAAATTAGGAATAGCACAGGTTTAAATTCCAATGCACAAATCGCAGACAATATCATTGAGGAATTAATTGATTCAATGCTTACGCCCTTGGCAAAAAAAGCTAAAGACTCTTCCTTATTTACCTGGGATTTCCCTCAATCGCCTGGATTAAGTAGCCAAGAACTAGCCTTGGAGTCTGAGTTTGATAATCCTGCGATTATAAACCACAAAGTCACCATAGAAATAAATAGTGCAACTAGATTCCGCGAACTTGTATTAACGGCACTAGAAAACTATGTTCGTCTGAAGATGAATGATGAGTCAGATATATCTGATTATGTAATTGGCAATGTAAGAACTAATCTGGAGTCTATCAAGATTCATGGCTCTCAGGAATTATCATTACTTGAAAAATTAATTAATCAAGAAACAATCGGAAGATTAAAAAGAGAAGCGGAGATAAATTTTTTAGAATTTTGGGCAAAAGTTATTAGTGAAGAATGTAACGATTTAAGTAAAAACAGAGAAGTCATATATGAGAATGGTACAGGAGAAAATTTACGTAAAATATCATCCCATGAGGCATCATTTTATTTGAGAGACTACAGTAGACGCATTAGATTATTAGAAAAATTCATCAATGACCCGAATAAAGCTGATAGTTATTACGATGTAGTATATCAGGGTGTGACTGTAAATATTAAAGAATTATTTTCTCGTAGGGATGCTTTTTCGGAATTGCCTATCATTGGGCAAATTAATGGTTGTATTGGGCAGACAGATGACCCACGTTTAGGTATAACCTCAATAACTTTTGGATTAAAATTTAAATTCAATGGGCGCGTCAATAATCCAGTTAAATACGGTACTTCATTCGCTTACGGACTTGACATAATTAACCCAAATTCAAAATTAAATAATCAACAAATTGATGATAACCCCCCGCAAAAAACAGATTGGCAGGTTGAAAAAATAATTAAATATTTTATTCTTTATTATTTTGCATTTGCGTGTCCTAATCCCTCGGAAGTAAATTCTTGTTATCAAGATGTTCTCCAATTTGATGTAGTTAAAGATTTCACAGACAAAGTATTGCCTATTTTCAGTAACCCAGATAATCAGAGTGATGCAAATAAGCAAAACTTGTTAGTGCAGTTTGTTAGTGATATTAATCAATATTTAGTTTCACACAACCTAAAAGCAATAGTAAAAATTATCCAAAAATATTTAAAATATCCAAAATTTTTATTATCAGATGAGAAACAAATAAGTATTGG is part of the Nostoc sp. 'Peltigera membranacea cyanobiont' N6 genome and encodes:
- a CDS encoding helix-turn-helix domain-containing protein; its protein translation is MPHIQVLNPIEKQVLENIAATGSDEMIKRANILLELNRGENHKNIVKKLGIAKQTVTNWKKKWTSSTITSETLEDAIAKINNVLGVNAGRPKKCKSAEASKIVEISEWSKNRKPSRSKHHYHMQVAEEATRRGLPALSPRSIGRILEAQP